From a single Helicoverpa armigera isolate CAAS_96S chromosome 7, ASM3070526v1, whole genome shotgun sequence genomic region:
- the LOC110376070 gene encoding guanine nucleotide-binding protein subunit beta-like protein 1, whose protein sequence is MALLPPDPVYTIRNVDNVPVYSLAFSFLPGGLERLLAGSKNGYVYAYNLQTNRVQQKIQVGQAPILHLIHTNNHLITQEKGGKFKVFSLTNSGYEEDALIDNDYPGFCRFDANTKLETLYVPDKDSKIHIYNFSGEKVGSLDPDASLKLGDPMCLKYVEFPCDQPCLLAGYEAGWLLLWDLNTSQCISKLKTAECPMSVDFHLEQQRGMIGNASNVIQIFSIGRKDLSLAHKMDITIKNPGINKVQSRSDGKVFASGGWDSHIRIFSWFSLRPLVVLTEHKQAIQDVVYSTEKVSFWNAKIMAAGGLDGAITLWDLYNNKQ, encoded by the exons ATGGCTCTATTACCTCCAGACCCAGTTTATACGATCAGGAATGTGGATAACGTTCCTGTTTATTCGTTGGCATTTAGCTTTTTGCCTGGCGGTCTCGAGAGGTTACTGGCCGGCTCAAAAAACGGCTATGTTTATGCATACAACCTTCAG ACCAATCGTGTGCAACAAAAGATTCAAGTTGGTCAAGCTCCCATTCTTCACCTCATCCACACGAATAACCACCTCATCACTCAGGAGAAGGGCGGCAAgttcaaagtttttagtttaaCAAACAGCGGCTATGAGGAAGACGCACTTATCGACAATGATTACCCTGGTTTCTGCCGTTTTGACGCCAACACAAAACTCGAAACACTCTATGTACCTGACAAGGATTCAAAAATTCACATTTACAACTTTTCCGGTGAAAAAGTAGGAAGTTTGGATCCGGACGCATCACTTAAGCTCGGAGACCCGATGTGCTTAAAATATGTGGAGTTTCCTTGTGACCAGCCCTGCCTGCTGGCCGGCTACGAAGCAGGATGGCTCCTCCTGTGGGATCTCAACACTAGTCAATGTATCAGCAAACTGAAGACCGCAGAGTGTCCCATGTCTGTTGATTTCCACCTGGAGCAGCAACGAGGCATGATCGGCAATGCCTCAAATGTGATACAGATCTTTAGTATAGGGAGAAAAGACTTAAGCTTGGCCCACAAAATGgatataacaattaaaaaccCAGGTATAAATAAAGTTCAGTCCCGGTCTGATGGCAAGGTATTTGCTTCGGGGGGCTGGGACAGCCATATCCGCATCTTCTCTTGGTTCTCTCTTCGACCTCTGGTTGTGCTCACTGAGCATAAGCAAGCTATTCAGGATGTTGTCTACTCAACTGAGAAGGTCTCTTTCTGGAATGCCAAGATAATGGCGGCTGGCGGACTTGATGGTGCTATTACACTCTGGGATTTGTATAACAACAAGCAGTAA
- the LOC110376071 gene encoding sine oculis-binding protein homolog isoform X1 has protein sequence MDNKTPANPTSPPRAQVKKENEEEIKLLNDNKDFAETAMNELLGWYGYERLELRRWAASRARDASSPEQASEQKNKADECSWCNKSLPSEGSALQHAGATFCSELCFSQSRRANFKRAKTCDWCRHVRHTVAYVDFQDGATQLQFCSDKCLNQYKMHIFCRETQAHLDLNPHLVNASSSSNLITPELWLKNCKSRSASPTSERSGSPNPDNVPTKTTNIEKTEAQKTQNRSPLPLITIAPTAKLMKQKRPSDEALSVQKSPEAKKDVRNTKMNLRKRRTSKCSATVTSQTVRQRTSTPKAQDLRMCSPSDGSSPASTAGNVIHSPPHPINTHPPPPPFPPNPMFSMPPPMFLDNHDPRHPHGMFPPRLNFMPRPGFPMERPRHPGLPPPLNFPTPIGQAPPVTVLVPYPVILPIPLPIPIPIPFSAFVQAHCATKVKTETKPDTAEVEEPLDFTMNSDKNKRDEEVSGCASESPSEPAVDKSPVGEQNNDRLEEDKMETEINETGNPEQTLPKFKITRLGNKMAKIVAKSREPSESTRPLRKRRRLVEVSTDDEALIPKTRKIVEV, from the exons ttgcTGAACGATAATAAG GACTTCGCAGAAACAGCGATGAACGAGCTGCTAGGCTGGTACGGGTATGAAAGACTGGAGTTACGGAGATGGGCCGCATCACGAGCTCGAGATGCTTCCAGTCCCGAGCAGGCGAGCGAACAGAAAAACAAAG CAGACGAATGCTCGTGGTGCAACAAGAGTCTGCCGAGCGAGGGTTCAGCGCTGCAGCACGCGGGCGCCACATTTTGTTCGGAGCTGTGCTTCAGCCAATCACGGCGCGCCAACTTCAAGCGAGCGAAGACCTGTGATTGGTGCAGGCATGTCAGACACACTGTGGCTTACGTCGATTTCCAG GACGGCGCGACACAGCTTCAATTCTGCTCCGACAAATGCCTAAACCAATACAAGATGCACATCTTCTGCCGCGAGACGCAAGCTCACCTCGATCTCAACCCGCATTTAGTCAACGCGTCATCATCATCCAACCTCATCACCCCGGAGCTCTGGCTCAAGAACTGCAAGAGCCGGTCAGCATCACCAACATCAGAACGTTCAGGGTCGCCCAACCCAGATAATGTTCCCACCAAAACCACAAACATAGAAAAGACAGAAGCACAAAAGACGCAAAACAGATCTCCGCTTCCTCTAATTACTATTGCACCAACTGCAAAGCTGATGAAGCAAAAACGGCCTTCCGATGAGGCATTATCAGTTCAGAAATCACCAGAAGCAAAAAAAGACGTTAGGAACACTAAAATGAATTTGCGCAAACGAAGAACGTCGAAGTGTTCGGCCACGGTCACATCGCAAACTGTGAGGCAACGGACGTCAACTCCGAAAGCGCAAGACTTGCGCATGTGCAGTCCCTCTGACGGATCTTCACCAGCATCCACAGCAGGGAATGTCATTCACTCGCCGCCGCACCCCATCAACACACACCCACCTCCTCCGCCGTTTCCACCAAATCCGATGTTCAGCATGCCACCTCCAATGTTCTTAGACAATCATGATCCGCGGCACCCACATGGTATGTTCCCACCGCGATTAAACTTCATGCCTCGTCCAGGCTTTCCTATGGAGCGGCCCCGACACCCTGGCCTCCCACCGCCGTTGAACTTCCCCACGCCTATCGGCCAGGCCCCACCGGTCACGGTATTAGTCCCTTACCCGGTTATCTTACCAATACCGCTCCCCATTCCGATACCGATACCGTTTTCTGCATTCGTGCAGGCTCACTGCGCGACGAAAGTTAAGACCGAAACCAAACCAGACACAGCAGAAGTAGAAGAACCTTTAGACTTCACAATGAATAGTGATAAAAACAAGAGAGATGAGGAAGTGTCGGGATGTGCGAGTGAATCGCCCTCGGAGCCTGCAGTAGACAAGAGTCCGGTAGGCGAACAAAACAACGACCGACTCGAGGAAGACAAAATGGAAACAGAAATTAATGAGACTGGAAATCCGGAACAGACTTTgccaaaattcaaaataactagACTCGGAAATAAAATGGCGAAAATAGTTGCCAAGAGTAGAGAGCCATCAGAATCCACAAGGCCACTGCGGAAACGGCGGAGACTGGTGGAAGTGTCCACCGACGACGAAGCGCTCATTCCAAAGACGAGGAAAATAGTAGAAGTTTAG
- the LOC110376071 gene encoding sine oculis-binding protein homolog isoform X2, whose amino-acid sequence MDNKTPANPTSPPRAQVKKENEEEIKDFAETAMNELLGWYGYERLELRRWAASRARDASSPEQASEQKNKADECSWCNKSLPSEGSALQHAGATFCSELCFSQSRRANFKRAKTCDWCRHVRHTVAYVDFQDGATQLQFCSDKCLNQYKMHIFCRETQAHLDLNPHLVNASSSSNLITPELWLKNCKSRSASPTSERSGSPNPDNVPTKTTNIEKTEAQKTQNRSPLPLITIAPTAKLMKQKRPSDEALSVQKSPEAKKDVRNTKMNLRKRRTSKCSATVTSQTVRQRTSTPKAQDLRMCSPSDGSSPASTAGNVIHSPPHPINTHPPPPPFPPNPMFSMPPPMFLDNHDPRHPHGMFPPRLNFMPRPGFPMERPRHPGLPPPLNFPTPIGQAPPVTVLVPYPVILPIPLPIPIPIPFSAFVQAHCATKVKTETKPDTAEVEEPLDFTMNSDKNKRDEEVSGCASESPSEPAVDKSPVGEQNNDRLEEDKMETEINETGNPEQTLPKFKITRLGNKMAKIVAKSREPSESTRPLRKRRRLVEVSTDDEALIPKTRKIVEV is encoded by the exons GACTTCGCAGAAACAGCGATGAACGAGCTGCTAGGCTGGTACGGGTATGAAAGACTGGAGTTACGGAGATGGGCCGCATCACGAGCTCGAGATGCTTCCAGTCCCGAGCAGGCGAGCGAACAGAAAAACAAAG CAGACGAATGCTCGTGGTGCAACAAGAGTCTGCCGAGCGAGGGTTCAGCGCTGCAGCACGCGGGCGCCACATTTTGTTCGGAGCTGTGCTTCAGCCAATCACGGCGCGCCAACTTCAAGCGAGCGAAGACCTGTGATTGGTGCAGGCATGTCAGACACACTGTGGCTTACGTCGATTTCCAG GACGGCGCGACACAGCTTCAATTCTGCTCCGACAAATGCCTAAACCAATACAAGATGCACATCTTCTGCCGCGAGACGCAAGCTCACCTCGATCTCAACCCGCATTTAGTCAACGCGTCATCATCATCCAACCTCATCACCCCGGAGCTCTGGCTCAAGAACTGCAAGAGCCGGTCAGCATCACCAACATCAGAACGTTCAGGGTCGCCCAACCCAGATAATGTTCCCACCAAAACCACAAACATAGAAAAGACAGAAGCACAAAAGACGCAAAACAGATCTCCGCTTCCTCTAATTACTATTGCACCAACTGCAAAGCTGATGAAGCAAAAACGGCCTTCCGATGAGGCATTATCAGTTCAGAAATCACCAGAAGCAAAAAAAGACGTTAGGAACACTAAAATGAATTTGCGCAAACGAAGAACGTCGAAGTGTTCGGCCACGGTCACATCGCAAACTGTGAGGCAACGGACGTCAACTCCGAAAGCGCAAGACTTGCGCATGTGCAGTCCCTCTGACGGATCTTCACCAGCATCCACAGCAGGGAATGTCATTCACTCGCCGCCGCACCCCATCAACACACACCCACCTCCTCCGCCGTTTCCACCAAATCCGATGTTCAGCATGCCACCTCCAATGTTCTTAGACAATCATGATCCGCGGCACCCACATGGTATGTTCCCACCGCGATTAAACTTCATGCCTCGTCCAGGCTTTCCTATGGAGCGGCCCCGACACCCTGGCCTCCCACCGCCGTTGAACTTCCCCACGCCTATCGGCCAGGCCCCACCGGTCACGGTATTAGTCCCTTACCCGGTTATCTTACCAATACCGCTCCCCATTCCGATACCGATACCGTTTTCTGCATTCGTGCAGGCTCACTGCGCGACGAAAGTTAAGACCGAAACCAAACCAGACACAGCAGAAGTAGAAGAACCTTTAGACTTCACAATGAATAGTGATAAAAACAAGAGAGATGAGGAAGTGTCGGGATGTGCGAGTGAATCGCCCTCGGAGCCTGCAGTAGACAAGAGTCCGGTAGGCGAACAAAACAACGACCGACTCGAGGAAGACAAAATGGAAACAGAAATTAATGAGACTGGAAATCCGGAACAGACTTTgccaaaattcaaaataactagACTCGGAAATAAAATGGCGAAAATAGTTGCCAAGAGTAGAGAGCCATCAGAATCCACAAGGCCACTGCGGAAACGGCGGAGACTGGTGGAAGTGTCCACCGACGACGAAGCGCTCATTCCAAAGACGAGGAAAATAGTAGAAGTTTAG